The nucleotide window TTCGAATGAACTTTTTATTGTATTTGTTtgtcatcctttgtttcaatgctgcttctcttatctgaGCTTGTTCTCAGACTTCAGGGAGTAGCTCAAGTTCTTCTTTGTGTCCCTGTATGTTTTTGACCTCGTCATAAAAGCTCACCCTTGGACTTTGCTCGTTGACTTCAACtagtatcatggcttctacgccataagcaagtcggaagggtgtttccCCTGTGGCAGACTGAGGTGTAGTCTGATAAGCCCATAGTACTTGAGGGAATTCT belongs to Arachis duranensis cultivar V14167 chromosome 8, aradu.V14167.gnm2.J7QH, whole genome shotgun sequence and includes:
- the LOC107460911 gene encoding uncharacterized protein LOC107460911, with product MKIKYQFTSVEHPQANGQVEAANKVILAGLKKRLQDMKRAWAEEFPQVLWAYQTTPQSATGETPFRLAYGVEAMILVEVNEQSPRVSFYDEVKNIQGHKEELELLPEV